A window from Candidatus Nitrospira neomarina encodes these proteins:
- a CDS encoding RidA family protein, with protein MNITQIRIDPDPYEPYRLSQGYRVGDLLFISGQTAIDTSGRIVGAGNFDVQAKQTFDNLERVLHAGGSSLRNVIKVTIFLTDMTHFDKIVELRGQRFTAPYPADTIVEVRSLYSPDAMIEIEAIAVADSAAERK; from the coding sequence ATGAACATCACACAAATCCGGATCGATCCGGATCCCTACGAGCCCTATCGGCTTTCACAGGGGTATCGGGTCGGGGATCTGCTCTTTATCTCAGGTCAGACTGCCATCGATACGAGCGGTCGAATCGTCGGCGCAGGCAACTTTGATGTCCAGGCCAAACAAACTTTTGATAATCTCGAGCGGGTATTGCATGCGGGAGGATCAAGCCTACGGAACGTCATCAAAGTGACGATCTTCCTGACCGACATGACCCATTTCGATAAAATTGTTGAACTTCGCGGTCAACGGTTTACGGCTCCATATCCGGCAGACACCATCGTGGAAGTCCGCTCACTCTATTCTCCCGATGCGATGATTGAGATTGAAGCGATTGCCGTTGCCGACTCTGCGGCTGAGCGGAAGTAA
- a CDS encoding VOC family protein: protein MRRCFDHVDLRVRNLAEAKLFYEILLPALGFTQETGIEGWVTYEAAGTDGVTEFFGVTESPQHVPNENRIAFWADSHRKVDQLAAIAIQAGARNVEGPVYEDHGYYAVFFEDPSGNRLEICYRECA, encoded by the coding sequence ATGAGACGCTGTTTTGATCATGTGGATCTTCGCGTACGGAACCTCGCCGAGGCTAAACTGTTTTATGAAATACTTTTGCCGGCGCTCGGGTTCACGCAAGAGACCGGCATTGAGGGATGGGTGACGTATGAGGCGGCCGGAACGGATGGGGTCACCGAATTTTTCGGGGTGACGGAATCGCCACAACACGTTCCCAATGAAAATAGGATCGCGTTTTGGGCCGACAGCCACCGCAAGGTCGATCAGCTGGCTGCGATTGCCATCCAGGCCGGCGCACGAAATGTCGAAGGGCCGGTTTACGAAGACCATGGCTATTATGCTGTTTTCTTTGAAGATCCCAGCGGCAATCGCCTTGAAATCTGTTACCGCGAATGCGCATAA